tcaaggaggcgtcactgcgttcggacaaatccatatatacgctacaccacatctgccaagcaagctgcctgaccagcagcgtaacccaacgcgctttgtcaggccttgagaaaaaaataaaataaaataaataaataaatatataaataaatatataaataaataaaatgaaataaaataaataaataataataatataatttaaaaaaataataataaaataataataatgaaaataaaactgtGACAAAACTCACCAGTTTCCCTGCCCAGTCATTCGGTGATTCCTTCTCCTTGTTCAAGAGGCTGGTGTCTCCTGaaatcacgaaaaaaaaaccatgagGGATTACTACAGAAAAAGGATGGTCAAACTGTACAAACGTTTTCCTGGTTCTcaccaaaaaattaaaaaaatttaaaaaattttttacaggcaaaccacacaaacaatgtAACGTAGGTCGTAAGACACAGGTCACACATGAAAGCAGTGGATGTTTCTGATCAATTCCAGTCTTCTGAACATCCACTGACAAATTACACTGAAGTAATTTTGATTTAACCCCTGAGTGTTCATGAGCTTCCATTAGTCATACAGGTTTGAAACACCACTTTTAACCCCTTCAACCCTGGGGAAGTTTACAGCCTCAACAGActtccatgccatactgatgctgaagaccaaaaaaaaggcaaaaatgtATCAGTTCTCCCTCCAAATTATATGTGGGCACATCCAGCAGTACTGTGGAAGTTAGTTCCCTTACTCTGTGGTTTGTGCAAATGTAGTATTGTGAAAGCCATTGACACTGAAGCAATGCTTGGGTGCAGGGCTCAGTGAGTTTTAAAAAGTTGTCTGCATGTTGGGTTTttgtgaagatcaggcatctgacCTGCTactgcctaaacccccttcatgtgtatacgcacacagaagatcaaatacgcacgttaaagatcccgtaatcaatGTCAATGTTCggcgggttatgaaaacaagaacatactacccagcatgcacacacccaaaaatggagtatggctgcatacatgacgGGGTTAACAAACAAAATGGTCACACatgtcaaatgttacatgtctgagtatgtatgcctgcctgaaatgtgattgaatggcacaggaaacaaatgatgagtatccaatggcagccgtcagtcggctctacccaggtaggcagcctgtcgtgcaaatgaccctgtgtttgtaaagcacttagagcttggtctctgactgagaatagcatgctatatgagtatccatatcaatcaactgatcaatcaatcaatcaatcaatctgctcttttttttcctctttttttatgACAGATGTgcttagcatatatggatcactcTTCGCATCTTGACAACTTTTTTTAAAAGTCTATATTCTGTTGCAGGCAAAAGAACCATGCAGAAACAAGTAACGCATTAACAAAAGAATGAAAACTTTCTGACTATACAACTTTATACCTGAGGTCAAAGGCAAAAATTAGCAATTATTTCAACTAATCTTATCGGTCTGTCATTGGTCCAAACTCCCTCAAAATCATTTCAGTTCTTTCACATAACCTTTATccaatttctctttttctcttctgattctctcttcccctgtttgtctctgactgtctctctctctgtgtgcttgtctctgtctctaagtctctgtttCATAAAATGTACTTATGTAACTGTTGAATGATTGTTCCTTTCAATTTGGGGCCTCTGCCAAAAACCAGACACAACATTTCATTTACGAGgacattcattcactctctctctctctctctctctctgtctttctgtgtccaaaccactcacccccccacatGATCAACGTTTTCAGAATCTGTTtcttcaccccttcctctccttccccctcccggAGACCGGCGGCCAGATGGACAGCAGAGTTACCCGCCCTGTTCTGCACATTGGCCAACAGACGAGcgccctccgcccccacctcctccagaATGAGTTTGACCACACGGGCGTCCTTCGTTTCCACTGCCATCATAAACGCCGTTTTCCCCGATCGCTGGTCCTGTAAATGAGTTGTTcagagataataattataatgataataataataacaagtatttctatagcactgaatcttgcacagagacaaatcaaagcactttcacaccagtcatccacacgcatgcataactctaaacttgagaaacttaagacaaaagaaaagccagtggagggaggctatcttggaaagaggtgggttttaaggccagacttgaaagagctgagtgaggagacctgatgaagtggaagttcattccaaatgaaaggtccagagacagagaaagaacggcagccgacagtggggtgtttgaatctgggtgtgcacaaacagagtggatccgaagccagtGCCAGCCCCTGTCAAGCGTTTGTAGGGACAATCAGGAAATtcggtaggaacattttgaatttggtaggaacactcagactctgagccacatctGCAAACCATAGCCTTAAGCATCTGGGCACAGACACTGTTTGACCGAGACGAAACTTGATTTAGCCCCATTCTCATTTGTTCGGGCAAACAatcaagctgattggtccactcaatgctgcttAAATGCCAGCATGCatgtgattagctgagcatcatcacatgagaccaagggtaatagtgactgccctggcctcatgatcgacAGGTCTAGAGTGTTTGGGTAATGTTACAataggaaagcatgtgaccatgctatgaactcatcggaacaattttgacgttggcgtaatgtcggaacaaactacgatcaagtgtaacaaaatacggcaAAAGCATAACAGTTGGAttctctggttgttgttgttgttgttgttgttttaaattgtCAAGGTAGTGTCACTGCACTcacacaaatccatacacgtaacactgtgtctgccaggcagatacctgaccagcaacataacccaacatgctttgtcaggcaATGAGAGAgtgcatgtatatctgtgtacctatcagagtgagttTCTTCTACAAGCcataggacaacacttatgtttgTGACTGGTTCTTTTCCACTGTGACTAAAACAAGCTGCACACAGGTCctgggtttatcgtttcatccataTGACAACATGCCCAATCAAACTTGGGGTAAACAGCGACAccaagaatcgaacccagactaccagggacactgtactgacagtaAATATGTGTACCTACCAACAGTAAATATGTGTTCctaccaacttcttcttcttctgtgttcgtgggctgcaactcccacgttcactcctatatacgcgagtgggcttttacgtgtatgaccgtttttaacccaccatgtaggcagccatactccgctttcggggggtatgcatgctgggtatgttcttctttccataacccactaaacgctgacatggattacaagatctttaacgtgcgtatttgatcttctgcttgcatatacacacgaaaggggttcaggcactagcaggtctacacatatgctgacctgggagatcgtaaaaatctccaccctctacccaccaggcgccgtcaccgtgattcgaacccagaaccctcagattgaaagtccaacgctttaaccattcggctattgcgtccgttgTTCCTACCAACAATAAATATGTGTACCTACCAACAATAAATATGTGTACCTACCCAGTAAATAATGTGTACCTACCACAGCACTGAAATCAGgtttctcctcctcatccaccatcATGCAGATGATGTCGAAATGATCCTCTGTCGGATGCCCGGGGATGTGCTTCATCAGGCTCACCATGAGAGGTGTGCACCCTGGGACAGATGTGGTTGGAGAGGAGAGTTTGGTTTTtggtataaaaaacaacaacagcaaaaacaacatcattttTGATTAAATGATAATAACACTCAAGTGTGAAAACTGATACTTTAAGTTTAAGATAACTTCTACAATCATGattaaatgataataacattCAAGTGTGAAAACTGATACTTTAAGTTTAACATAACTTCTACAATCATGATTAAATGATAATTAACATTCAAGTGTGAAAACTGATACTTTTAAGTTTAACATAACTTCTACAATCATGATTAAATGATAATTAACATTCAAGTGTGAAAACTGATACTTTAAGTTTAACATAACTTCTACAATCATGattaaatgataataacattCAAGTGTGAAAACTGATACTTTAAAGTTTAACATAACTTCTACAATCATGattaaatgataataacattCAAGTGTGAAAACTGATGTTTTAAGTTTAACATAATTTCTACAATCATGATTAAATGATAATTAACATTCAAGTGTGAAAACTGATACTTAAAGTTTAAGATAACTTCTACAATCATGATTAAATGATAATTAACATTCAAGTGTGAAAACTGATACTTAAAGTTTAAGATAACTTCTACAATCATGattaaatgataataacattCAAGTGTGAAAACTGATACTTTAAGTTTAACATAACTTCTACAATCATGattaaatgataataacattCAAGTGTGAAAACTGATACTTTTAAGTTTAACATAACTTCTATAATCATGattaaatgataataacattTAATTGTGAAAACTGATACTTTTAAGTTTAACATAACTTCTACAATCATGattaaatgataataacattCAAGTGTGAAAACTGATACTTTAAGTTTGACATAACTTCTACAATCATTAGTATGTGAGGTGGGACATTAACCCCTCAACTGCCAACACTTTTTTGAAACCAGCACAGCAGAAAACAAAGAGATGCAacagggatcgaactcaggaaagaTGGGCAATAATCCAACACTCTAACCACCTGACCACAGCACCTGTAATTTCAGACTGACGCAGCAGCAAAGTgtgagaatctggcttccaagccaaagtcctcaccatagagattggtgcaagagggtttgtgggcgcatctgcctacagcttcatgaaacagctgtcgatttctgtccgtgagaggacatgggctctcaaggcaatggcagaagcagcagaaaaagagTTCCAGcaggatctggtcgaggaggaatgaaagtcaacttcataaggattaaattttccaaCTCAAATTATGCGTACGATGGAACATCTCAAAGGTGAGTttacaccacacattaccctgccagGGGAATCAACAAGGGTCTGACTTCAGTTGTAGGAGTGGCCACACACCCTGGACTGGCACCCAGGTTATCATGAAAAAACTGCAAGAGGAGGGGtgcgaagacagaaagagaaaaagagaaatcagGAACAAAGAGCAACGGATGGCGAGATACAAGGGCCTTTCCAAGGAGGTCTGACCCTGTCGGTGGTTAAGTGTAATGGATGTAAGAGCAAcatatgattgatgatgatgtgctCTCtgagtgatatgatgatgataacaagatgatgatgagatgaatgATGACAGAatgagaacgatgatgatgatgatggatatgtGATATAACTCTGCATGAGTTGATGAATTGAAAGAATGTAACCTGTGATGTGTTATGTAACAATGTGTAGATGTTGTgataggtgatgatgatgttgatgatgatgatgataacaataatgatgatgatgatgatgatgatgataacaatgatgatgatgatgatgatgatgatgatgataacaatgatgatgatgatgatgatgatgatgatgataacaataatgatgatgatgatgatgataacaatgatgatgatgatgttgatgataacaataatgatgatgatgatgatgatgatgatgatgataacaataatgatgatgatgatgatgatgatgatgatgatgataacaataatgatgatgatgatgatgatgataacaataatgatgatgatgataacaatgatgatgatgatgatgatgacgataacaataacgatgatgatgatgatgatgatgatgatgatgatgttgatgatgatgatgatgatgatgatgatgatgattttgatgatgatgatgatgatgttgatgatgatgttgatgatgatgatgatgataacaataatgatgatggtgatgatgatgatgatgacaagaatgatgatgatgataacaataatgatgatgaagttgatgatgatgatgataacaataatgatgatgatgataacaataatgatgatgatgatgatgatgacaataatgatgatgatgatgttaatgatgatgatgatgatgatgatgttgttgatgatgatgatgatgatgttgatgatgatgatgatgataacaataatgatgatgttgatgatgatgatgatgatgttgatgatgatgatgataacaataatgatgatgatgatgatgatgttaatgatgatgatgatgatgatgatgatgatgatgatgttgatgatgttgatgataacaataatgatgatgatgatgatgatgatgatgatgatgatgatgataacaatgatgatgatgatgatgataacaataatgatgatgatgatgatgatgataacaataatgatgatgatgatgatgatgatgatgatgatgttaatgataatgataggcactatataagcatccatataaatcaatcaatcaattaatctgctctcttttttttcctctcttttttttttaacgacagATGTGgcttagcatatatggatcactcTTTGCGTCTTGACAACTTTTTTGAAAAGTCTGTTTTCTATTGCAGGCAAAAGAACCGCgcaaaaacaaatcacacataaacaaaagaatgaaaactTTCTGACTATATGActtttcattcggatgagacgataaaccgaggtcccgtgtgcagcatgcacttagcgcacgtaaaagaacccacggcaacaaaagggttgttcctggcaaaattctgtagaaaaatccacatcgataggaaaaacaaataaaactgcacgcaggaaaaaatacaaaaaaaatgggtggcgctgtagtgtagcgacgcgctctccctggggagagcagcccgaatttcacacagggaaatctgttgtgataaaaagagaaatacaaatacaaatacaaataactttaTACCTAAGGTCAAAGGCAAAAATTAGCAATCATTTCAACTAATCTTGCCGGTCTGTCATTAGTCCAAACTCCCTCAAAATCATATCAATTCTTtcaatacatgatgatgatgatgatgttgttgatgatgatgacgacgatgataacaatgataatgataatgatgataagaagaacaacaacaacaacacaacagcaacagcaataattacaataataatgatgatgatgataattacaataatcatataatcatcatcataataacaataataataacagtaagcagaagaagaaaaagaaggatgatgataataatgatgatgataatgatgataataatatgaatgatgatgatgacaataataataataatgataatgatgatgatgatgatgatgatcatgataaaaataataaaaatgataataatgataatgatgatgatgatgataacaacaacaacaacaataataataataataataataataatttaaaaaaaataataatattaataatattaataaaaatgaggaggaggagaagaagaagaagaaatattcatcatcatcatgaccagcTACCATGGCAAAGGGGTTAGTGTCACGGACTGAAGACAGGGAGGATGGGGGtttaaatcccccccccacccccaaatcaaaGATTTTCCAGCCCTCAGCCAGCCCCTTCCCAGAGCCAAGAATGCTatggcctcttcttcttcttcttcttcttcttcttctgcgttcgtgggctgcaactcccacattcactcgcatatacgcgagtggacttttacgtgtatgaccgtttttaccccaccatgtaggcagccatactccgctttcgggggtgtgcatgctggatatgttcttgtttccacaacccaccgaacaccgacatggattacgggatctttaacgtgcgtatttgatcttctgcttgcgtatacacacgaagggggttcaggcactagcaggtctgcacatatgttgacctgggagatcgtaaaaatctccaccctttacccaccaggcgccgtcaccttgattcgagcccgggaccctcagattgaaagtccaacgctttaaccactcggctattgcgcccgtctgctatGGCCTCAAACGGGAAGATTGGGAGCACACAGCAGGAAGTCTTTCTAATTCACAGACACAGCTTTGAGAGTGTTGCTCCAATttactgaccaacactgcacTTCCACTTTCAGCTTCTCAAGAAGGACTTCACTGCATTCAGGTAAACCCATACATgctttcaccacatctgctgggcagatgcctgaccaacagcataactcaacgtgcttagtcaggctcaagtgcatgcatgtatagttttgtgtggtgtgcctatcagaggggatttgatgggtgcaacagccaagtggttaaagcgttgggctttcaatctgagggtcccaggttcgaatctcggtgacggcgcctggtgggtaaagggtggagatttttacaatctcccaggtcaacatatgtgcagacctgctagtgcctgaacccccttcgtgtgtatacgcaagcagaagatcaaatacgcacgttaaagatcctgtaacccatgtcagtcttcggtgggttatggaaacaaaaacatacccaacataatcccccgaaagcagagtatggctgcctacatggcggggttaaaaacggtcatacacgtaaaagcccactcatgtacatacgagtgaacgtgggagttgcagcccacgaacgcagaagaagaagaagaagaagaagaggggatttcttctccagaaatttgccaagaggacaacactttcgctGCCAGGAGTTGTTTTTAAGTGTGCtgagtgcgcgctgcacacaggacctcggtttaccgtctcatccgaaagactagacactcagtttgattttccagacaaaccgAAAGAAAGGACGAGAGCAGGGAATCAAACCCCAACCCTCACGGTACACATGGGACCTCaccttatcgtctcatccaaagaactaggatccagaccaccactgaaggtctggtggaggggggaggagggagaaaatgcAATACTGGAGAGTGTAGGATTTGATCCCTTGAGTTCACACGTTTAACCACCGACCCACCACTCCACGTTTACCTGAGCCTCAAAGCAGCAGAGGCTGTCGACTCTGGCGCCGTAGTCCAAAAACCTCTCCACCAGATTCGGTTTCCTCAAGCACACTGCGCTGTACAACGGTGTCTGGAATGCATagacaacagacaagacaagacaagacaagacaagacaaaataaagCCTTGGTTGATGaagtgaaagaacaatgaggcttgGAGAGTAAAGGATAAattaacaataaagagtggtaactctctccatttaatgaacaataaagagtggtaactctctccatttgattaacaataaagagtggtaactctctccatttaatgaacaataaagagtggtaactctctccatttaatgaacaataaagagtggtaactctctccatttgattaacaataaagagtggtaactctctccatttgatgaacaataaagagtggtaactctccctccatttacaaagtacacaacttcaagtcaaatcTGCTAATGCTACCAATTAAGCAAGCAAACacaaccttttatttacccgtgtgctagctgaactggtagcatgagcagcactgactagaagttgtgtaccttgtaaatggataGAGTTACATCTCTTTATTGCCGACTGATTGATGAAGGTTTAACAGAAGCCTGTGTGGCATTTTTTGCGTGTTACTTTTGaccacaagggggaaaaaaaagaggaacaagaGAAAAGCCCCAAACAGgactgcattctttttttttcttttctttttttttgtttttttttactaaggCAATATTTTTTCCTCTCAAACATGTCACCAGCACCATGGAGAAATTACAAATCAGTAAATAATACTGCCACTGGGTTCACTGTGTGCATGTACTGCTTGCCAGGCACACCATGAACTTCAGCTTGTTGCTGCTCTATATGTTTACAAATGTCCTTACTTGCtttttgagaataaaatcataACTTGCtttttgagaataaaatcataTCTAAACCACGATACAAATCAAAAGTTAGAACTCATCTTTCAAAAACACACCCAAGTGAACGAGAAAATCATAAGTCAAGAGGCCTAAAGAGAGATccagtaaagagagaaagagaacgacagaagaggacagagagagagagagagaaatagagaaagatagGGAATGTAAAGTatgtaaaacaaatacaatgcacTGTTTACGGACAAACAATCAAGTGCCTGTAAAGAATGAAAGATGTTTAGAAGTAGAGATCATTAATTAAGTTAaatgttggaagagagagagagaaaaaggcagaataaagagatgagagaagaaaaaaaaaagaaagagaaagaaaagacaacagaaaggagaaaaatgatgatggaaggaacaaaaagaaaaaaaaaaaaaacaaaaaaagaacaaaaaagaaaaaaagagagagaacaaaagaaaaaaaaaaagtgggaaagaaccttccaaggatgctgagactatcctgctcatttgcagaaattttacgcattcactgatttctaaaaaaaaaaaaaaaaaaaaaaaaaaaggtaaatgttCCATAGCCTATTAACAGCCATCAggagggcagtgaatttatatggGTCCGCTGTGTCTAGGGTCCGTCATAGGAAagcaaggcccaatcctctccttcttctgTACTAACCTTCCacgaccaaagtcaggtacctattcacacctgggtggagtgaggaaaatcagagtaaagtacctttccccagGGACACACCACCAGGCTGAGATtgggggatcttcttcttcttcttctgcgttcgtgggctgcaactcccacgttcactcgtatacacatgagtgggcttttacgtctatgaccgtttttaccccgccatgtaggcagccatactctgctttcgggggggtgcatgctgggtatgttcttgtttccataacccaccgaatgctgacatggattacaggatctttaacgtgcgtatttgatcttttgcttgcgtgtacacacgaagggggttcaggcactagcaggtctgcacacatgttgacctgggagatcggaaaaatctccaccctttatccaccaggcgccgttaccgagattcgaacccgggaccctcagattgaaagtccaacgctttaaccattcggctattgcgcccgtcatttgggGATCAAACCCCGACCactggattgaaagtccaacaccttaACCCAATCCTGCCATGACACGTCCTGTCATCAGTAATTATTACAAATACACAAACCTGTTTTGTTACCAATGTCATCAAAAGGTAAAAATatattttatgtttatttgcttgtggttatagatatatatctatgattttttttttttttttaagtcagattTTAACTTCATTCCAGTCCCCTGCTATcatattttgctcttttttttctcttttttttttttgtctgaacttcctttttaaaacaaaaacaaatactggGTCACCTATGTTAGGTCCATACACATCAAACAGCAGAATTTCCGTATCAAATGTCTTAAAGACCATATTACATATCCGTACCTCCGAGTTTCTGTTGTACTGGTTCAGAGCGTAGAGAAAGTTGGGCTTGTCTTTGACCCGATACACAGCATCCACTGCCGCCTCCTCATTTTCCCATCCTGACAGTGAGTGCAAAAAcctggagagggaagaagaaatagcttcagtttcagtttctcatgacaaaagtttcagtttcagtttcagtagctcactgcgttcggacaaatccatgtacgctacaccacatctgccaagcagatgcctgaccagcagcgtaacccaacgcgcttagtcaggccttgagaaaaaaaaagaaaaaaaaagatgaataaataatagataagcgtacataaataagtaagtaattacaatataaaaaaaggtaatagtaacaataataataataaaaatgaataaataaataaataagacaacaatgatgataaataagcaaataaatgtaaaacataacaTGGACTAAACCATATCATAaacgctacacaccacatctgcttggcagatgcctgagcagaagcgtaactcaacgcgcttagtcaggccttgagtgcatgcttatttgtgtacctatcttcttcttcttcttctgcgttcactcgtatgcacacgagtgggcttttacgtgtatgaccgtttttaccccgccatgaaggcagccattctccgttttcggggttgtgcatgctgggtatgttcttgtttccataacccaccgaacgctgacatggattgcaggatctttaacgtgcgtatttgatcttctgcttgcata
This window of the Babylonia areolata isolate BAREFJ2019XMU chromosome 17, ASM4173473v1, whole genome shotgun sequence genome carries:
- the LOC143291663 gene encoding uncharacterized protein LOC143291663 encodes the protein MVSLMKHIPGHPTEDHFDIICMMVDEEEKPDFSAVDQRSGKTAFMMAVETKDARVVKLILEEVGAEGARLLANVQNRAGNSAVHLAAGLREGEGEEGVKKQILKTLIMWGGDTSLLNKEKESPNDWAGKLIREIQSELT